Proteins encoded in a region of the Zunongwangia endophytica genome:
- the pdxA gene encoding 4-hydroxythreonine-4-phosphate dehydrogenase PdxA: MKHPKKIKLGISIGDLNGIGSEIVLKTFDDSRMLEFCTPVIFASTKIISFLKKKYKLGINFQGIDHAEEAIDGKINIVNVWKESVTINFGEEDLKVGEYAFKSLEAATEALKSDKIDALVTAPINKHTIQSEKFNFPGHTDYLAKELQGESLMLMITDDLKVGLLTDHVALKDIAEVITPELIKKKIKIIQQTLKQDFRIQKPKIAVLGINPHSGDNGVIGKEDEEVLKPTLNEFREKGELVYGPFSADSFFGSKNYKNFDAVIASYHDQGLIPFKTLSFGRGVNFTAGLSKIRTSPDHGTAFEIAGTNSANISSFKEAVFKAIEISSCRKEYLELIENPLKRQSKKI, translated from the coding sequence ATGAAACATCCTAAAAAGATAAAACTAGGAATTAGTATAGGTGATCTGAATGGTATTGGAAGTGAGATTGTACTTAAAACATTCGATGATTCAAGAATGTTGGAATTTTGTACTCCCGTCATATTTGCCTCTACCAAGATTATTTCATTTTTAAAGAAAAAGTATAAACTCGGAATTAACTTTCAGGGTATAGATCATGCTGAAGAAGCTATCGATGGTAAAATTAACATCGTAAATGTGTGGAAGGAAAGTGTGACTATAAATTTTGGTGAAGAAGATTTGAAAGTTGGAGAATATGCGTTTAAATCTTTGGAAGCTGCTACCGAAGCTTTGAAGTCAGATAAAATTGACGCCCTTGTAACTGCGCCGATTAATAAACACACTATTCAATCAGAGAAATTTAATTTTCCTGGGCATACCGATTACCTTGCAAAAGAATTACAGGGAGAAAGTCTTATGCTAATGATTACTGACGACCTTAAAGTTGGTCTACTTACCGATCATGTTGCGTTAAAGGATATTGCTGAGGTAATTACTCCGGAATTAATTAAAAAGAAAATTAAGATTATTCAGCAAACCTTAAAGCAGGATTTTAGAATTCAGAAGCCAAAAATAGCGGTTCTGGGTATAAATCCGCATAGCGGTGATAATGGTGTTATTGGGAAGGAAGATGAAGAAGTTTTAAAACCTACGCTTAACGAATTTCGTGAAAAAGGGGAGTTGGTTTACGGACCATTTTCAGCTGATAGCTTCTTTGGTTCTAAAAACTATAAAAATTTCGATGCTGTTATAGCTTCTTATCATGATCAAGGATTGATACCTTTTAAAACACTTTCTTTTGGTCGTGGTGTGAATTTTACTGCAGGATTAAGTAAAATAAGAACATCACCAGATCACGGTACAGCCTTCGAAATAGCAGGAACAAATTCAGCCAATATTAGCTCTTTTAAAGAAGCTGTTTTTAAGGCAATTGAGATATCTAGCTGCAGAAAAGAGTATTTGGAACTAATCGAAAATCCATTAAAAAGACAGAGTAAAAAGATATAA
- the accC gene encoding acetyl-CoA carboxylase biotin carboxylase subunit: MFKKILIANRGEIAMRIIRTCKEMGIKTVAVYSTADAESLHVRFADEAVCIGPPQSNLSYLKISNIISAAEITNADAIHPGYGFLSENAKFSKICEEHDIKFIGASADMISKMGDKATAKATMKAAGVPCVPGSEGILEDFAECQKLAKEIGFPVMLKATAGGGGKGMRAVWKEENLQAAWDSARQEAGASFGNDGMYMEKLIEEPRHIEIQVIGDQTGKACHLSERDCSVQRRHQKLTEETPSPFMTPKLRKQMGEAAVKAAEYIKYEGAGTVEFLVDKHRKFYFMEMNTRIQVEHPITEQVIDYDLIREQILVAAGIPISGKNYEPQLHSIECRINAEDPYNNFRPSPGKIETLHTPGGHGIRIDTHVYSGYIIPPHYDSMIAKLITTAQTREEAINKMKRALDEFVIEGIKTTIPFHRQLMDDPRYVAGDYTTAFMDDFKMNPAE; the protein is encoded by the coding sequence ATGTTTAAAAAAATATTAATTGCCAATAGGGGAGAAATCGCGATGCGTATTATCCGTACTTGTAAAGAGATGGGTATTAAAACGGTTGCTGTATACTCTACTGCCGATGCAGAAAGTCTTCACGTAAGGTTTGCAGATGAAGCGGTTTGTATAGGGCCTCCTCAAAGTAATTTGTCATATTTAAAGATTTCTAATATCATTTCAGCAGCCGAGATAACTAATGCTGATGCTATTCACCCGGGATATGGATTTCTTTCAGAGAATGCTAAATTTTCTAAGATTTGCGAAGAACACGATATTAAATTTATTGGTGCTTCTGCAGATATGATTAGCAAAATGGGAGATAAAGCAACTGCTAAAGCAACAATGAAAGCAGCAGGAGTTCCTTGTGTTCCTGGTTCAGAAGGGATTTTAGAAGATTTCGCTGAATGTCAAAAATTAGCTAAGGAAATTGGATTCCCTGTCATGTTAAAAGCTACCGCCGGTGGAGGAGGTAAGGGAATGCGTGCCGTTTGGAAAGAAGAAAATCTTCAGGCAGCATGGGATTCTGCTCGTCAGGAAGCTGGAGCATCTTTTGGAAACGATGGGATGTATATGGAGAAGCTTATCGAAGAGCCTCGCCATATCGAAATTCAGGTGATTGGTGATCAAACCGGTAAAGCTTGCCATCTTTCAGAGAGAGATTGTTCTGTACAACGCCGTCACCAAAAATTAACTGAAGAAACACCTTCTCCGTTTATGACGCCAAAATTGCGTAAGCAAATGGGAGAAGCAGCAGTAAAAGCAGCAGAATATATTAAATATGAAGGTGCTGGGACTGTAGAATTTTTGGTTGATAAACATCGTAAATTCTACTTTATGGAAATGAATACTCGTATCCAGGTAGAACACCCTATTACCGAGCAGGTAATTGATTACGATTTGATTAGAGAACAAATATTAGTAGCTGCCGGAATTCCGATTTCTGGTAAAAACTACGAACCACAACTACATTCTATAGAATGTCGTATTAATGCCGAAGACCCTTATAATAACTTTAGACCATCACCGGGGAAGATTGAAACTCTTCACACACCGGGTGGTCACGGGATTCGTATAGATACTCATGTATATAGTGGTTATATTATACCTCCGCATTACGATTCAATGATTGCAAAGTTAATCACGACCGCTCAAACGCGTGAGGAAGCCATCAATAAAATGAAACGTGCTTTAGATGAATTTGTGATCGAAGGTATTAAAACAACGATTCCTTTCCATCGTCAACTGATGGATGATCCAAGATATGTTGCTGGTGATTATACAACAGCATTTATGGACGATTTTAAAATGAATCCGGCAGAATAA
- a CDS encoding ABC transporter ATP-binding protein, whose protein sequence is MLKLKNVSFTYENGEQVLDHINFNAKRGENISIIGESGCGKSTLLQLIYGLLHTDGKIFWGEEELLGPRFNLVPGEDFIKYLAQDFDLMLPLSVADNVGKYLSNMYPVKKKKRIQELLEVVEMEDMADKKTKLLSGGQQQRVALARALAKEPELVLLDEPFSHIDHFRKNNLRRKVFKYLKEQNITCIIATHDITDALSFADTTMVLKDHKIYAKASPEELYNRPPNTYVASLFGDVNEVMLKDIVQNETSEKKIILYPEEIKVSRKSAIKATVIESYFKGSNYLIEADLNGNIVFAEHSAAIPSGAPIYFQISKLLIQKRTFSNMDSRG, encoded by the coding sequence ATGCTGAAGCTTAAAAATGTATCTTTTACCTACGAGAATGGAGAACAGGTATTGGACCATATTAATTTCAACGCAAAACGCGGAGAAAACATTTCGATAATTGGTGAAAGTGGCTGCGGTAAAAGCACCTTACTTCAGCTTATCTACGGACTTTTACATACCGATGGTAAGATTTTTTGGGGAGAAGAAGAATTGTTAGGCCCAAGATTCAACCTTGTTCCAGGAGAAGATTTTATCAAATATTTGGCGCAGGATTTCGATTTGATGCTTCCGCTAAGTGTTGCCGATAATGTAGGAAAATATCTAAGCAACATGTATCCGGTAAAAAAGAAAAAGCGAATTCAGGAATTATTGGAGGTGGTTGAAATGGAAGATATGGCCGATAAAAAGACCAAACTTCTTAGCGGTGGCCAACAACAACGCGTGGCGCTTGCTCGCGCTCTTGCCAAAGAACCAGAACTGGTTTTACTCGATGAGCCTTTTAGTCATATTGATCATTTCAGAAAAAATAATTTACGGAGAAAAGTTTTTAAATACTTAAAAGAGCAGAATATTACCTGTATTATCGCGACGCACGATATCACTGATGCACTTTCTTTTGCTGATACTACGATGGTTTTAAAAGATCATAAAATCTATGCAAAAGCAAGTCCCGAAGAATTATATAACCGTCCACCAAATACGTATGTCGCTTCTTTGTTTGGCGACGTTAACGAAGTGATGCTAAAAGACATTGTACAAAATGAAACTTCAGAAAAAAAGATCATTCTTTACCCTGAAGAAATAAAAGTGAGCCGAAAATCGGCAATTAAAGCAACGGTTATTGAATCCTATTTTAAAGGCAGTAATTATTTAATTGAAGCAGATCTTAACGGTAACATTGTTTTTGCTGAACATAGTGCTGCTATTCCATCAGGTGCTCCTATTTACTTTCAGATTTCAAAGCTTTTGATACAAAAAAGAACGTTTTCTAATATGGACAGTCGCGGCTGA
- a CDS encoding outer membrane beta-barrel protein, producing the protein MKTLCAFVLFFVSFYSFSQINFGVKAGLNFSTTKFEENIHDFKFTEENGTGFHVGSFVDLALNTHFHAQTEVLYSREGVKDQFVDYINIPLIGKWYPIPTVYIGIGPQLSILANTESYKDNFENILFGALFEAGVEINHFVFDVRYILGISNSVEMPIGVGSEDNLNNITAKAKSNNFQLSVAYKF; encoded by the coding sequence ATGAAAACTTTATGCGCTTTTGTATTATTTTTTGTTAGCTTTTATTCTTTTTCTCAGATAAACTTTGGAGTAAAAGCCGGACTGAATTTCTCTACCACGAAGTTTGAAGAGAACATTCATGATTTTAAATTTACGGAAGAAAATGGAACTGGTTTTCATGTTGGATCTTTTGTAGATTTAGCATTAAATACCCATTTTCATGCCCAGACAGAAGTCTTATATTCTCGTGAAGGCGTTAAAGATCAATTTGTAGATTATATAAATATTCCTTTAATAGGCAAGTGGTATCCAATTCCAACAGTTTACATAGGTATTGGCCCACAATTGTCCATTCTTGCTAATACTGAAAGTTATAAAGATAATTTTGAAAATATTTTATTTGGAGCCTTGTTCGAAGCGGGTGTAGAGATAAATCATTTTGTATTTGACGTTCGCTACATTCTTGGTATTTCAAATTCTGTAGAAATGCCGATAGGCGTTGGCTCTGAAGACAATCTTAATAATATTACTGCTAAGGCAAAATCAAATAACTTTCAGCTAAGTGTGGCCTATAAATTTTAA
- the rpmF gene encoding 50S ribosomal protein L32, whose protein sequence is MAHPKRKISKTRRDKRRTHYKATAPKIATDPTTGEAHLYHRAHWHEGKLYYRGQVLIDNTEEVEA, encoded by the coding sequence ATGGCACATCCAAAGAGAAAGATATCTAAAACCAGAAGGGACAAGAGAAGAACTCATTACAAAGCGACTGCACCAAAGATCGCTACAGATCCTACAACTGGTGAGGCACATTTATATCACAGAGCTCACTGGCACGAAGGTAAGTTATACTACCGCGGTCAGGTGTTAATTGATAACACAGAAGAAGTAGAAGCTTAA
- a CDS encoding riboflavin synthase, producing MFTGIIEEVGKIKNLTKEGSNLHLEIEAAMTPELKIDQSVAHNGVCLTVVSIKEHSYTVTAIQETLNKTNLKSLAEGDFVNLERGMKLGDRLDGHIVQGHVDQTATCTEIKEIDGSWQFTFKYDPELNNITIEKGSITVNGVSLTVVNSEKNSFSVAIIPYTYENTTFEYFKEGSLINLEFDVIGKYVKRISELS from the coding sequence ATGTTTACTGGTATAATAGAAGAGGTAGGAAAAATAAAGAATCTGACAAAAGAAGGGTCAAATCTTCATCTTGAAATTGAAGCTGCAATGACTCCTGAATTAAAGATCGATCAAAGTGTTGCTCATAACGGAGTTTGCCTTACGGTCGTTTCCATAAAAGAACATAGCTATACTGTAACTGCTATCCAAGAAACATTAAATAAGACGAATCTTAAATCTTTAGCTGAAGGGGATTTTGTGAATTTAGAGAGAGGAATGAAGCTTGGTGATCGTTTAGACGGACATATTGTTCAGGGTCATGTAGATCAGACAGCAACATGCACTGAAATTAAGGAAATCGATGGAAGCTGGCAATTTACTTTTAAATACGATCCAGAATTAAACAATATCACTATCGAAAAAGGTTCAATTACTGTAAATGGCGTGAGTTTAACAGTAGTGAATTCTGAAAAAAACTCATTTTCTGTAGCTATTATTCCCTACACTTATGAAAATACAACTTTTGAATATTTTAAAGAAGGTTCACTCATCAACCTAGAATTCGATGTAATTGGCAAGTATGTTAAAAGGATTTCGGAATTATCTTAG
- a CDS encoding NAD(P)/FAD-dependent oxidoreductase, translated as MNFSYWEQNSWFTDVDFVIVGSGITGLNCALQLQKDYPGATILILEKGLLPEGASTKNAGFACFGSLSEILEDLKTLPDKEVIDLIQKRVDGLKLLRKNLGDEAIGFKNHGGYEVFLEKDKMLQEKCLAEMSKINQMLQQVFEEDCFCLKENKFGFQNTTEKLIFSPFESQIDTGKMMSQLLRKVYKKGIRILNNIAVQNMEDCGDKVLVKTSNFEVKCRKLFIATNGFASKFGITSVKPARAQVLVTKPIENLQIKGTFHLDRGFYYFRNINNRILLGGGRNLDEKGEETTQFGQTDLIQQKLEELLKTTILPNHKIEIDQRWSGIMGIGEHKKPEIGQLSVNVFYGVKLGGMGIAIGSLVGKELAKISG; from the coding sequence ATGAATTTTTCTTATTGGGAACAAAACAGCTGGTTCACAGATGTAGACTTTGTAATTGTAGGGAGTGGCATCACAGGTCTTAATTGTGCACTTCAGCTGCAAAAAGATTATCCTGGAGCCACTATTCTTATTTTAGAAAAAGGATTGTTGCCCGAAGGTGCAAGTACCAAAAATGCTGGTTTTGCATGTTTTGGGAGCCTTTCTGAAATTCTGGAAGATCTAAAAACATTACCAGATAAGGAAGTGATTGATCTTATTCAAAAACGAGTAGATGGCTTAAAATTACTTCGGAAGAATTTGGGCGATGAAGCTATCGGATTCAAAAATCATGGGGGTTATGAAGTGTTTCTGGAAAAAGATAAAATGCTTCAGGAAAAATGCTTAGCTGAAATGTCCAAGATTAATCAAATGCTGCAGCAGGTTTTTGAGGAAGACTGTTTTTGTCTTAAAGAAAATAAATTCGGTTTCCAAAATACTACTGAAAAATTAATCTTCTCTCCTTTCGAATCTCAGATTGATACCGGCAAAATGATGTCTCAATTATTACGAAAAGTTTATAAAAAAGGTATTCGAATTTTAAATAATATTGCCGTCCAAAATATGGAAGACTGTGGCGATAAAGTATTGGTAAAAACGTCCAATTTCGAAGTGAAGTGTAGAAAGTTATTTATTGCAACAAACGGCTTTGCTTCAAAGTTTGGAATCACTTCTGTAAAACCGGCTAGAGCACAGGTTTTGGTAACTAAACCAATAGAAAACCTTCAGATTAAAGGAACATTTCATCTGGATAGAGGGTTTTATTATTTCAGAAATATTAATAATAGAATTCTTTTGGGTGGCGGAAGAAATTTAGATGAAAAAGGTGAAGAAACTACCCAATTTGGACAAACAGATCTTATTCAGCAAAAATTAGAAGAACTTTTGAAAACAACCATTTTGCCTAATCATAAAATTGAGATCGATCAGCGTTGGAGCGGAATTATGGGAATAGGCGAACATAAAAAACCTGAAATTGGTCAATTATCGGTTAATGTTTTTTACGGTGTGAAGTTAGGCGGAATGGGGATTGCGATAGGAAGTTTGGTTGGTAAAGAATTAGCAAAAATTAGCGGATGA
- a CDS encoding beta-ketoacyl-ACP synthase III codes for MNKITAAITAVGGYVPEDVLTNKMLEEMVETNDEWITTRTGIKERRILKDPNKGTSYLGIQAAKDLINKSGVDPEEIDMVILATATPDMPVAATGVHVASEIGAVNAFAYDLQAACSGFLYGMSTGAAYIESGRYKKVLVVGADKMSSIIDYTDRTTCIIFGDGAGAVLLEPNEDGFGLQDEILRCDSIGRNSLRIEAGGSLLPASEETIAKKLHYVKQDGKTVFKYAVSNMSGVSAQIMERNNLTNEDVDWLVAHQANKRIIGATASRMGVVDEKVLMNIERYGNTTSATLPLLLSDYEKKFKKGDNLIFASFGGGFTWGATYLKWAYNS; via the coding sequence ATGAATAAAATCACAGCAGCCATAACAGCTGTAGGTGGCTATGTGCCAGAAGATGTGTTGACCAACAAAATGTTGGAGGAGATGGTAGAAACCAATGATGAATGGATTACTACCAGAACTGGAATTAAGGAAAGAAGAATTTTAAAAGATCCCAATAAAGGAACTTCATACTTAGGGATACAGGCAGCGAAGGATCTTATCAATAAATCCGGTGTAGATCCAGAAGAAATTGATATGGTAATTCTTGCAACTGCCACTCCAGATATGCCGGTGGCGGCTACGGGAGTTCACGTAGCTTCAGAAATTGGAGCTGTTAATGCGTTTGCTTATGATTTACAGGCAGCATGTTCAGGTTTTCTATATGGAATGTCTACAGGTGCTGCATATATAGAATCGGGACGCTACAAAAAAGTATTGGTGGTAGGAGCAGATAAAATGTCTTCTATTATTGATTATACAGATAGAACAACCTGCATAATTTTTGGTGATGGTGCTGGCGCTGTTTTGCTAGAACCTAATGAAGATGGTTTTGGACTCCAGGATGAAATTTTAAGATGTGATTCTATTGGTAGAAATTCACTTAGAATAGAAGCTGGTGGTTCACTTTTACCAGCCTCTGAAGAAACTATTGCTAAAAAGCTACATTACGTAAAACAAGACGGAAAAACGGTATTTAAATATGCTGTTTCCAATATGTCTGGTGTTAGCGCTCAAATAATGGAGCGTAATAATTTAACTAATGAAGATGTTGATTGGTTAGTGGCGCATCAGGCTAATAAAAGGATAATTGGCGCTACAGCAAGTAGAATGGGCGTTGTAGACGAAAAGGTACTCATGAATATCGAAAGATATGGGAATACAACTTCTGCTACATTACCGTTATTACTTAGTGATTACGAAAAGAAATTTAAAAAAGGAGACAATCTAATATTTGCATCATTTGGAGGTGGTTTCACATGGGGAGCTACGTATCTAAAATGGGCTTATAATTCTTAA
- the accB gene encoding acetyl-CoA carboxylase biotin carboxyl carrier protein, with the protein MDLKEIQNLIKFVAKSGASEVKLETGDVKITIRTGSDEKETTVVQQVPVGGQVQPQMPVQQQAPAPAAPQESAAPKEEAKPAEDDNANYITVKSPIIGTFYRKPSPDKPVFAEVGNTIKEGDVLCVIEAMKLFNEIESEVSGKIVKVLVDDSSPVEFDQPLFLVDPS; encoded by the coding sequence ATGGATTTAAAAGAAATTCAGAATTTAATAAAGTTTGTTGCCAAGTCTGGTGCCAGTGAAGTTAAGCTGGAGACCGGTGATGTAAAGATCACGATTAGAACAGGCTCAGACGAGAAAGAAACTACCGTTGTACAACAAGTGCCAGTGGGTGGCCAGGTACAACCACAAATGCCGGTACAACAACAAGCACCTGCGCCTGCGGCACCGCAAGAAAGTGCAGCGCCAAAAGAGGAAGCAAAACCTGCTGAAGATGATAATGCAAATTATATTACTGTAAAATCTCCTATCATAGGAACTTTTTATCGTAAGCCTTCACCAGATAAGCCTGTATTTGCAGAAGTTGGCAATACAATCAAAGAAGGAGATGTGCTTTGTGTGATCGAAGCAATGAAGCTCTTTAACGAAATTGAAAGCGAAGTTTCTGGTAAGATTGTGAAAGTACTGGTAGACGATTCTTCTCCGGTAGAATTCGATCAGCCATTATTTTTAGTAGATCCTTCTTAA
- a CDS encoding transcription elongation factor: MCDEYVESRIQRILKSLKDLEEDMENEGKNSAGDKYETGREMMSEEWNKLSNQLKEFKQQKDTLKLAKSRQDAQHVQLGSLVKTSASNYFVSIPAGKLELDNEIYYAVGANSPVARLLMGKLEGEEFEFNNIRNNILTVN, encoded by the coding sequence ATGTGTGACGAATATGTTGAATCTCGCATTCAGCGTATTTTAAAATCCTTAAAAGATCTTGAAGAGGATATGGAAAATGAAGGGAAAAATAGCGCCGGCGATAAATATGAAACTGGTAGAGAAATGATGAGTGAAGAATGGAATAAATTATCCAATCAGCTAAAAGAATTTAAGCAGCAAAAAGATACACTAAAATTGGCCAAAAGCAGGCAGGATGCTCAACATGTGCAATTGGGTAGCCTGGTAAAAACTTCAGCATCTAATTATTTTGTTAGTATTCCTGCGGGTAAATTAGAGTTAGATAATGAAATTTACTACGCAGTTGGTGCTAATTCTCCCGTAGCCCGTTTACTTATGGGAAAATTAGAAGGAGAGGAATTCGAATTTAACAATATCAGAAATAATATTTTAACTGTGAATTGA
- a CDS encoding YceD family protein: MRKMKAYTIPYVGLKLGKHQFEYEIDNEFFEHFEYEEFNSADVKVDLLFDKKSTMMELTFEASGTVNINCDVTNEPYDQPIDSSLFLVIKFGDEFNDDNEDLLILPHGEFEVNVQQYIYELIVLAVPAKKIHPGVEDGSLESEVLDKLEELSIGKKEKKDGDDIDPRWDKLKNLLND; this comes from the coding sequence ATGAGGAAAATGAAAGCCTATACAATCCCTTATGTGGGGTTAAAGCTTGGGAAGCACCAGTTTGAGTATGAGATTGACAATGAGTTCTTTGAGCATTTTGAGTACGAAGAGTTTAACAGTGCCGATGTAAAAGTCGACTTGTTATTCGACAAGAAATCCACGATGATGGAGCTTACTTTTGAAGCTTCAGGCACAGTGAATATAAATTGTGATGTGACTAACGAGCCTTACGATCAGCCAATAGACAGTAGTTTATTTCTGGTTATAAAATTTGGTGATGAGTTTAATGATGACAATGAAGATTTATTGATTTTGCCGCATGGTGAGTTTGAAGTTAACGTACAGCAATACATTTATGAACTTATTGTTCTTGCAGTTCCTGCAAAGAAGATTCATCCTGGGGTAGAAGACGGGAGTTTAGAATCTGAAGTGTTGGATAAACTGGAGGAGCTAAGCATAGGCAAAAAAGAAAAGAAAGATGGGGACGATATTGATCCCCGATGGGATAAATTAAAAAATTTACTAAACGATTAA
- the mtgA gene encoding monofunctional biosynthetic peptidoglycan transglycosylase: MIKKVLRFIAKLIGWFFLISFLLVLIFKWVPLPFTPLMAIRYFEYPEEEIKHEWVPIEEISKNLQLAVICSEDQNFENHSGFDFKAIQKAIENNRKGKRVRGASTISQQTAKNAFLWQGRNYVRKGFEAYFTFLIELLWSKERILEIYLNSIEMGKGVYGAQAAAQSWFKKDAVNLSATEAAAIAAILPNPREYRANPASNYISRRKSWITQQMKFYGALDLDKPKEIKDK, encoded by the coding sequence ATGATAAAAAAAGTACTACGATTTATAGCAAAGCTTATAGGCTGGTTTTTCTTGATTTCTTTTCTCTTAGTATTGATTTTTAAATGGGTTCCGCTGCCATTTACGCCATTAATGGCCATACGATATTTTGAATATCCGGAAGAAGAAATTAAGCACGAGTGGGTGCCCATAGAAGAAATTTCTAAAAATCTGCAATTGGCAGTAATTTGTAGTGAAGATCAAAATTTTGAAAATCATAGTGGATTCGATTTTAAAGCGATTCAAAAAGCAATAGAAAATAACCGAAAAGGAAAAAGAGTGCGCGGGGCAAGTACCATATCTCAGCAAACGGCTAAGAATGCATTTTTATGGCAGGGTAGAAATTATGTTCGTAAAGGCTTTGAGGCTTATTTCACGTTTTTGATAGAGCTTTTGTGGAGCAAAGAACGTATCCTCGAAATTTACCTGAATAGTATTGAAATGGGCAAAGGAGTTTACGGAGCACAGGCAGCAGCGCAATCTTGGTTTAAAAAAGATGCGGTAAATTTAAGTGCAACTGAAGCTGCCGCCATTGCGGCTATTTTGCCAAATCCGCGTGAATATAGAGCCAACCCTGCAAGTAATTATATAAGCCGAAGAAAAAGCTGGATTACTCAGCAAATGAAGTTCTACGGCGCTTTAGATTTAGATAAACCGAAAGAAATTAAAGATAAATAA